The Streptomyces camelliae genome window below encodes:
- a CDS encoding helix-turn-helix domain-containing protein produces MRGLGDHLSIGERIAFYRKRRGYTQEVLAGLVGRSTDWLAKIETGRRKPPRIDMLAELSRILRVPLGDLLGQTVLMEDERQQDDVPAVRDALMSPRRLSRLLFGPEADAQLPTPAPVAMRVEQAWNDYQGGRLGSVIAALPALLQTAQELEERAARRGDDRSDCWAVSARTHHLAATTLAKIGESDISWLAAERAMRAADESDDPLVLASAARSGTHALLANGRYDDALELGNTAAAWLSSRVTESDPVALSLLGMIHLRAAVAAARHQDRPTATGLLNRAEELADDLGSDENYWQTGFGPTNVLLHRLSVELDLDNVSYVVEHGRINVDHMPQERSVSHRIDYARALSLVGQGDEAFTELRTAERTSPQLVRNNPRVRETLRDLIKQSPVTGGSRSSEVFVMAQRCRAVQ; encoded by the coding sequence ATGCGTGGTCTTGGAGATCACCTCAGCATCGGCGAGCGGATCGCGTTCTACCGCAAGCGTCGCGGCTACACGCAAGAGGTCTTGGCCGGCCTGGTCGGCCGGAGCACCGATTGGCTGGCGAAGATCGAAACGGGGCGCCGGAAACCGCCGCGTATCGACATGCTTGCCGAGCTGTCGCGCATCCTGCGCGTGCCCCTCGGGGACCTGCTCGGTCAGACCGTGCTCATGGAAGACGAGAGGCAGCAGGACGACGTCCCGGCCGTACGCGACGCGCTCATGAGCCCGCGGCGTCTGTCGCGCTTGCTCTTCGGTCCCGAAGCCGATGCGCAGCTTCCGACGCCGGCCCCCGTGGCCATGCGCGTGGAGCAAGCATGGAACGACTACCAGGGCGGGCGGCTCGGCAGCGTCATCGCGGCTCTCCCGGCGCTCTTGCAGACCGCTCAGGAACTTGAAGAGCGAGCGGCACGCCGCGGCGACGACCGTAGCGACTGCTGGGCGGTGTCGGCTCGCACACACCACCTCGCAGCTACGACGCTCGCAAAGATCGGTGAGTCAGACATCTCATGGCTTGCCGCCGAGCGTGCGATGCGGGCCGCTGACGAGTCAGACGATCCCCTGGTACTGGCATCGGCCGCACGTTCCGGCACACACGCCCTACTGGCAAACGGCCGGTATGACGACGCGCTGGAGCTGGGCAACACGGCCGCCGCATGGCTGTCCTCCCGGGTCACCGAGAGCGACCCCGTGGCGCTGAGCCTGCTGGGCATGATCCACCTACGCGCCGCCGTAGCGGCAGCACGTCACCAGGACCGACCCACCGCGACCGGCTTGCTGAACCGGGCCGAAGAACTCGCGGACGATCTCGGGTCGGATGAGAACTACTGGCAGACCGGCTTTGGGCCGACGAACGTATTGCTTCACCGTCTGTCCGTTGAGCTGGACCTCGACAACGTTTCGTACGTGGTGGAGCACGGACGGATCAACGTCGACCACATGCCGCAGGAACGCAGCGTCTCGCACCGGATCGACTACGCGCGCGCCCTTTCGCTCGTCGGACAGGGCGATGAGGCGTTCACGGAGCTTCGGACGGCTGAGCGCACCTCGCCACAGCTCGTGCGCAACAATCCCAGGGTGCGCGAGACGCTGCGGGACCTGATCAAACAGTCTCCGGTCACTGGTGGCTCGCGCTCATCCGAAGTGTTCGTGATGGCTCAGCGGTGCAGGGCGGTGCAGTGA
- a CDS encoding GntR family transcriptional regulator gives MDQSPEAPKQTPTAKEIAAQFREKITGPDREYEPGDQLPAARKLAKELGVQLMTVQSAFGQLRDEGLVLTQQGRGTFVRDPSVPLGSEPGSSPAFTALATELSTIHDALRQLGERLDRLERLVGSETPPSP, from the coding sequence ATGGACCAGAGCCCCGAAGCGCCCAAGCAGACGCCCACGGCCAAGGAGATTGCGGCGCAGTTCCGCGAGAAGATCACGGGCCCCGACCGCGAGTACGAGCCGGGCGATCAGCTGCCAGCCGCTCGCAAGCTCGCCAAGGAACTTGGCGTGCAGCTCATGACCGTTCAGAGCGCGTTCGGTCAGCTCCGTGACGAGGGGTTGGTTCTCACGCAGCAGGGCCGCGGGACGTTCGTCCGCGATCCTTCTGTGCCCCTCGGTAGCGAGCCGGGCAGTAGCCCGGCGTTCACTGCCCTGGCCACGGAACTCAGCACGATTCATGACGCCCTGCGCCAACTTGGCGAGCGGCTTGATCGCCTTGAGCGGCTTGTCGGTAGCGAGACTCCACCGTCGCCGTGA
- a CDS encoding flavoprotein codes for MEALRTGLVEPAMERGWQVAITLTPTAAQWLRLSGEAERLEKLTGLPVRDEPRLPGEARPHPPVDCYVVAPASANMIAKLATGLMDNQALTQVGEAIGTLGLPVVVFPRVNAAHARHPAWQHHIDTLRAGGVHVVYGPDVWPLYEPREAPAGRPLPWSAVLDTVDAATR; via the coding sequence GTGGAGGCCCTGCGCACGGGCCTGGTGGAGCCCGCCATGGAACGCGGCTGGCAGGTGGCCATCACGCTCACGCCGACCGCGGCTCAGTGGCTGAGGCTCAGTGGCGAGGCGGAGCGGCTGGAGAAACTGACCGGCCTGCCCGTTCGCGATGAGCCGCGGTTGCCCGGCGAGGCCCGCCCGCACCCGCCGGTTGACTGCTATGTCGTCGCTCCCGCGTCGGCGAACATGATCGCCAAACTCGCGACCGGCCTGATGGACAACCAGGCCCTTACACAGGTGGGCGAGGCCATCGGCACCCTAGGCCTGCCGGTCGTCGTCTTCCCCCGGGTGAACGCGGCGCACGCTCGCCATCCGGCGTGGCAGCACCACATCGACACCCTCCGGGCTGGGGGCGTGCATGTCGTCTACGGCCCGGATGTATGGCCGCTGTACGAGCCTCGGGAGGCGCCGGCGGGTCGCCCGCTCCCCTGGTCGGCAGTGCTCGACACAGTGGATGCGGCCACCCGATGA
- a CDS encoding IS3 family transposase (programmed frameshift), with product MPKPYPEEFRQDVVRVARNRGPGVTVEQVATDFGVHPMTLWKWMRRADIDDGPKPGVTSHESAELREARRRIKLLEQENEVLRRAAAYLSQAHLPKRIYPLVKELAVDGVPVTVTCRVLKLARQPYYRWLDKPMADAVLEEAYRANALFDAHREDPEFGYRFLADEARSAGARMADRTAWRICRDNNWWSVFGKKRGRGRKAGPPVHDDLVSRSFTATGPNRLWLADITEHATAEGKLYLCAIKDVFSNRIVGYSIDARMKSRLAVTALDNAVARREHVDGCILHSDRGSQFRSRKFVRALDRHRMVGSIGRVGAAGDNAAMESFFSLLQKNVLDRRSWTTREELRIAIVTWIERTYHRRRRQASLGWLTPVEYETVMTTPALQAA from the exons GTGCCCAAGCCCTATCCGGAAGAGTTCCGCCAAGACGTCGTGCGAGTCGCGAGGAACCGCGGCCCGGGTGTCACGGTCGAGCAGGTGGCCACCGATTTCGGGGTCCACCCGATGACGTTGTGGAAGTGGATGCGCCGGGCGGACATCGATGACGGGCCCAAGCCCGGGGTGACCAGCCACGAGAGCGCGGAACTGCGGGAAGCGCGTCGGCGGATCAAGCTGCTGGAGCAGGAGAACGAGGTCCTGCGCCGGGCCGCGGCATATCTCTCGCAGGCGCATCTGCCG AAAAGGATCTACCCGCTCGTAAAAGAGCTGGCCGTGGACGGGGTGCCCGTCACGGTGACGTGCCGGGTGCTGAAGCTCGCCAGACAGCCCTACTACCGCTGGCTCGACAAGCCGATGGCCGACGCCGTACTGGAGGAGGCGTACCGCGCGAACGCACTGTTCGACGCTCACCGCGAGGACCCGGAATTCGGCTACCGCTTCCTGGCCGATGAAGCGCGTAGTGCCGGGGCTCGGATGGCGGACCGGACCGCGTGGCGGATCTGCCGGGACAACAACTGGTGGAGCGTGTTCGGCAAGAAGCGTGGCCGGGGCAGGAAGGCCGGCCCGCCGGTGCACGACGATCTCGTGAGCCGCAGCTTCACCGCGACCGGCCCGAACCGGCTGTGGCTCGCCGACATCACCGAACACGCCACCGCCGAAGGCAAGTTGTACCTCTGCGCGATCAAGGATGTCTTCAGCAACAGGATCGTGGGCTACTCCATCGACGCGCGGATGAAGTCCCGCCTGGCCGTGACCGCCCTGGACAACGCCGTGGCCCGACGGGAACACGTCGACGGGTGCATCCTGCACAGCGATCGCGGCTCGCAGTTCCGGTCCCGGAAGTTCGTCCGGGCCCTCGATCGCCACCGGATGGTCGGATCGATAGGGAGAGTCGGGGCGGCCGGCGACAACGCGGCCATGGAGTCCTTCTTCAGTCTGCTGCAGAAGAACGTCCTCGACCGCCGGAGCTGGACCACCCGCGAGGAGTTGCGGATCGCGATCGTGACCTGGATCGAGAGGACCTACCACCGACGCCGCCGACAGGCCTCGCTCGGCTGGCTGACACCTGTCGAATACGAAACCGTCATGACCACACCGGCCCTCCAGGCTGCGTAA